In Zalophus californianus isolate mZalCal1 chromosome 4, mZalCal1.pri.v2, whole genome shotgun sequence, the following proteins share a genomic window:
- the DRAM2 gene encoding DNA damage-regulated autophagy modulator protein 2 isoform X4: MGSLYMFVQTILSYQMQPKIHGKQVFWIRLLVVIWCGVSAFSMLTCSSLLYSGNFGKDIVQKLHWNPEDRGYVLHMITTAAEWSMSFSFFGFFLTYIRDFQKISLRVEANLHGLTLYDTAPCPVNNERTRLLSRDL; encoded by the exons ATGGGCTCGTTATACATGTTCGTTCAGACCATCCTTTCCTACCAAATGCAGCCCAAAATTCATGGCAAACAAGTCTTCTGGATCAGACTACTGGTGGTTATCTGGTGTGGAGTAAGTGCATTTAGCA TGCTAACTTGCTCATCCCTTTTGTACAGTGGGAATTTCGGCAAAGATATCGTACAGAAACTCCATTGGAACCCTGAAGACAGA GGTTATGTGCTTCACATGATCACCACTGCAGCGGAATGGTCtatgtctttctccttctttggTTTTTTCCTGACTTACATCCGTGATTTTCAG AAAATTTCTTTACGAGTGGAAGCCAATTTACATGGATTAACTCTCTATGACACTGCTCCTTGCCCTGTGAACAATGAACGAACACGGCTGCTTTCCAGAGATTtatga
- the DRAM2 gene encoding DNA damage-regulated autophagy modulator protein 2 isoform X3 — MLTLLCLISGIATIYVRYKQVHALNPEESRIIKLNKAGLVLGLLSCFGLSVVANFQKTAFFVVHVCGAVLTFGMGSLYMFVQTILSYQMQPKIHGKQVFWIRLLVVIWCGVSAFSMLTCSSLLYSGNFGKDIVQKLHWNPEDRGYVLHMITTAAEWSMSFSFFGFFLTYIRDFQKISLRVEANLHGLTLYDTAPCPVNNERTRLLSRDL; from the exons GCATTGCTACCATTTATGTTCGTTACAAGCAAGTTCATGCCCTGAATCCTGAAGAGAGTCGTATCATCAAATTAAACAAGGCTGGCCTTGTACTTGGGTTACTGAGTTGTTTTGGACTTTCTGTTGTGGCAAACTTCCAG AAAACAGCCTTTTTTGTTGTGCATGTATGTGGAGCTGTGCTCACCTTTGGTATGGGCTCGTTATACATGTTCGTTCAGACCATCCTTTCCTACCAAATGCAGCCCAAAATTCATGGCAAACAAGTCTTCTGGATCAGACTACTGGTGGTTATCTGGTGTGGAGTAAGTGCATTTAGCA TGCTAACTTGCTCATCCCTTTTGTACAGTGGGAATTTCGGCAAAGATATCGTACAGAAACTCCATTGGAACCCTGAAGACAGA GGTTATGTGCTTCACATGATCACCACTGCAGCGGAATGGTCtatgtctttctccttctttggTTTTTTCCTGACTTACATCCGTGATTTTCAG AAAATTTCTTTACGAGTGGAAGCCAATTTACATGGATTAACTCTCTATGACACTGCTCCTTGCCCTGTGAACAATGAACGAACACGGCTGCTTTCCAGAGATTtatga